In Streptomyces hawaiiensis, one genomic interval encodes:
- a CDS encoding ABC transporter ATP-binding protein produces MNQAAVRLRSVTRSYGTGDNAVTALDQVSLDIPRGTFTAVMGPSGSGKSTLLQCTAGLDRPTGGQVFLGETDLTRLSEKKLTLLRRRRIGFVFQAFNLLPALTAEQNVGLPLRLAGRRPRRSEVLNVLEKVGLRERAGHRPSEMSGGQQQRVALARALVTQPEVLFGDEPTGALDSTTSREVLTLLRAMVDRGQTVIMVTHDPVAASYADQVLFLADGTVQGELHAPTAEQVAQRMTALSAVPSKASAVASC; encoded by the coding sequence ATGAATCAAGCAGCCGTCCGGCTCCGCTCCGTGACCCGGTCCTACGGGACGGGTGACAACGCGGTCACCGCCCTCGACCAGGTCAGCCTCGACATCCCGCGGGGTACCTTCACCGCCGTCATGGGCCCCTCGGGCTCCGGCAAGTCGACCCTGTTGCAGTGCACGGCGGGGCTCGACCGGCCGACCGGGGGCCAGGTCTTCCTCGGAGAGACCGATCTGACCCGGCTGAGCGAGAAGAAGCTGACGCTGCTGCGCCGGCGGCGCATCGGGTTCGTCTTCCAGGCCTTCAACCTGCTGCCCGCGCTGACCGCCGAGCAGAACGTCGGGCTGCCGCTGCGGCTCGCGGGCCGCCGTCCCAGGCGGTCCGAGGTCCTGAACGTCCTGGAGAAGGTCGGCCTGCGCGAGCGCGCCGGGCACCGGCCCAGCGAGATGTCGGGCGGCCAGCAGCAGCGCGTGGCGCTCGCCCGCGCCCTGGTCACCCAGCCGGAGGTGCTGTTCGGCGACGAGCCGACGGGCGCCCTGGACTCCACCACGAGCCGCGAGGTGCTGACGCTGCTGCGGGCGATGGTCGACCGCGGCCAGACGGTGATCATGGTGACGCACGACCCGGTCGCCGCCTCCTACGCGGACCAGGTGCTCTTCCTCGCCGACGGCACGGTCCAGGGCGAGCTGCACGCGCCGACGGCGGAGCAGGTCGCCCAGCGGATGACCGCCCTGAGCGCCGTCCCGTCGAAGGCCTCGGCGGTGGCGTCGTGCTGA
- a CDS encoding NB-ARC domain-containing protein: protein MSSAQIPAGLQERSALYRSLLNHRRLLVVLDDVRSFRQIQPLLPGRGRCTVLITSRDPLDELVSDYGAVQIQLNVMTTHEADRMLAAVIGQDRVAAEPEAAARLAELCLLEQLVDAQLLELCLTQTGPSARFRFHELLRLFAWERAHDEDSAQDRADALEPAYGTLLTLAGSAHQLLDGAGHLPRHSARLVHELPVDAVTELLADPLEWFESERGTILALVGAAARHDDAAAHAWELTARHAAVRDAQLPGGLAAGRTGLPGERPAGRRHLRRHRHAALARLARHLPAP, encoded by the coding sequence GTGTCCAGCGCGCAGATACCGGCCGGGCTCCAGGAACGCTCCGCGCTGTACCGCTCCCTGCTGAACCATCGCAGGCTGCTCGTCGTCCTGGACGACGTGCGCTCGTTCCGGCAGATCCAGCCGCTGTTGCCGGGGCGCGGCCGGTGCACCGTCCTGATCACCAGCCGGGATCCGCTGGACGAACTGGTCAGTGACTACGGGGCGGTCCAGATCCAGCTGAACGTGATGACGACGCACGAGGCCGACCGGATGCTCGCCGCCGTGATCGGGCAGGACCGGGTCGCCGCCGAGCCCGAAGCCGCGGCGCGGCTCGCGGAACTGTGCCTGCTCGAACAGCTCGTGGACGCCCAGCTTCTCGAGCTGTGCCTGACGCAGACGGGACCGTCGGCCCGGTTCCGCTTCCATGAGCTGCTGCGTCTGTTCGCCTGGGAGCGCGCCCACGACGAGGACTCCGCCCAGGATCGCGCGGACGCCCTGGAGCCCGCCTACGGCACCCTGCTCACGCTCGCCGGCTCCGCACACCAGCTCCTCGACGGGGCCGGGCACCTGCCACGTCATTCGGCCCGGCTCGTCCACGAGCTGCCGGTGGACGCGGTCACGGAGCTGCTCGCCGATCCGCTGGAGTGGTTCGAGTCGGAGCGGGGCACCATCCTCGCCCTGGTGGGCGCGGCGGCACGGCACGACGACGCCGCCGCCCATGCCTGGGAACTCACCGCGCGCCATGCCGCTGTTCGAGATGCGCAACTACCAGGAGGACTGGCAGCAGGCCGCACAGGGCTCCCTGGAGAGCGCCCGGCGGGCCGACGACACCTTCGGCGCCACCGTCATGCTGCGCTCGCTCGGCTCGCTCGCCATCTACCAGCGCCGTGA
- a CDS encoding AraC family transcriptional regulator encodes MLDRLNQAMDRIERNLDATVDVADLARTAYTSEYHLRRMFSALAGMPLSEYVRRRRLTVAGAEVLSGNATLLEIAIRYGYGSGEAFARAFRTMHGVGPGEARRTGAVLVSQPRLTFRLTVEGNSSMHYRVIDRPAFTVTGFKTRIPLIHSGPNQAIIDFVRGLDKPAVDRLEKRSDQEPRGLVAVCDGLDPSRAEGTELDYYHAVITSAETPAGAPEGTTTLPVPPGTWAVFTTSGPAPQAIQELWRDVFTEWFPSNPYRTRPGPEILRTRLSPDGTQADAELWLPVERETSR; translated from the coding sequence GTGCTGGACCGGCTCAACCAGGCGATGGACCGGATCGAACGGAACCTGGACGCAACCGTCGACGTAGCGGACCTGGCGCGAACGGCATACACCTCGGAGTACCACCTGCGCCGCATGTTCTCCGCCCTGGCAGGTATGCCACTTTCGGAGTACGTCCGTCGCCGCCGGCTGACGGTCGCGGGCGCGGAGGTGCTCTCGGGCAACGCGACGCTCCTGGAGATCGCGATCCGCTACGGCTACGGCTCGGGCGAGGCGTTCGCGCGGGCGTTCCGCACGATGCACGGCGTGGGCCCGGGCGAGGCCCGGCGCACCGGCGCCGTGCTCGTCTCCCAGCCCCGGTTGACCTTCCGCCTCACCGTCGAAGGGAACAGCAGCATGCACTACCGCGTCATCGACCGCCCGGCCTTCACCGTCACCGGCTTCAAGACCCGGATCCCCCTGATCCACTCCGGCCCGAACCAGGCGATCATCGACTTCGTCCGCGGCCTCGACAAGCCCGCCGTGGACCGGTTGGAGAAACGGTCCGACCAGGAGCCGCGGGGCCTCGTCGCGGTCTGCGACGGCCTGGACCCGAGCCGCGCGGAGGGCACGGAACTCGACTACTACCACGCCGTGATCACCTCGGCCGAGACCCCGGCTGGGGCCCCCGAAGGCACCACCACGCTCCCCGTCCCGCCCGGCACCTGGGCCGTCTTCACCACCTCGGGGCCCGCCCCACAGGCCATCCAGGAGCTGTGGCGCGACGTGTTCACCGAGTGGTTCCCGTCCAACCCCTACCGCACCCGCCCCGGCCCCGAAATCCTCCGCACCCGTCTGTCCCCCGACGGCACGCAGGCGGACGCCGAGCTGTGGCTCCCGGTGGAGCGGGAGACCAGTCGCTGA
- a CDS encoding response regulator: protein MLRIVLAEDSVLLREGLVGLMERFGHQVVAAVGDADELTEAVAAHEPDIVVTDVRMPPGFSDEGLRAAIALRRRRPGLPILVLSQYIQRSYAEDLLDSSDGTGVGYLLKERIGHVEEFIDAVHRVAEGGTVVDPEVVRQLIRHRRDPLARLTTREQEVLALMAEGKSNASIAAAMVVSEGTVSKHFGSILTKLDLSLDDTTNRRVLAVLAYLRGRPGVETA from the coding sequence ATGCTGCGCATCGTGCTGGCCGAGGACAGTGTCCTGCTCCGCGAAGGACTCGTCGGCCTCATGGAGCGCTTCGGGCACCAGGTGGTCGCCGCGGTGGGTGACGCGGACGAGCTCACCGAGGCGGTCGCCGCGCACGAACCCGACATCGTGGTGACCGACGTACGGATGCCGCCCGGCTTCTCCGACGAGGGCCTGCGTGCCGCCATCGCCCTGCGCCGCCGCCGGCCCGGACTGCCGATCCTGGTCCTCAGCCAGTACATCCAGCGGTCCTACGCCGAGGACCTGCTCGACTCCTCCGACGGCACCGGGGTGGGCTATCTCCTCAAGGAACGGATCGGCCACGTCGAGGAGTTCATCGACGCGGTGCACCGGGTCGCTGAGGGCGGCACCGTCGTCGACCCCGAGGTGGTGCGCCAGCTGATCAGGCACCGGCGCGACCCGCTGGCCCGGCTCACCACGCGGGAGCAGGAGGTGCTCGCGCTGATGGCGGAGGGCAAGTCCAACGCGTCGATCGCCGCGGCCATGGTGGTGAGCGAGGGCACCGTCAGCAAGCACTTCGGCTCCATCCTCACCAAGCTCGACCTCTCCCTCGACGACACGACCAACCGCCGGGTCCTCGCGGTCCTCGCGTACCTGCGCGGCCGACCCGGAGTGGAGACCGCCTAG
- a CDS encoding AfsR/SARP family transcriptional regulator — protein MRFGLLGPPVLFYDARSGGRGEARGIASPKSRVLLAALLLDAGRVVSVESLKDALWGGAPPVSAQASLHNHIARLRRLLDDPGRLRTVPSGYVLRVDEGELDVHVFDAHVTEARAAHTGRDWERVVGECAAALALWRGAPLTGLPPEVGGYAFAQRLCEARMLLLEWRYDAELALGGPRLHELVPELAALTGAYPQREVYHRQLMLALHRTGRQTEALAVHHDLRTRLVGQLGIEPGPGVREAHMEVLRGAAGDGGAGEPGEAGSPAPSPAQLPPAPTHFIGRTALRDSLHRALTAPGPHPIAVISGMAGVGKSALALQVAHQLAERFPDGRIHLDLHGATPGTTPLTAGQAVTALLRDLGTEPCRIPEQPDAAAALLRSLLAPTRTLLVLDDAASAAQVRPLLLGGAGCGVIVTSRSPLTALDGAARFPLAPLSDEESAELLRRASGRDGLDGTAAARLLVGLTGRLPLALRVVAARLAARRALTPDALAGQLAAADRRLHHLEYDDLSVRRSLAAAHDALAASEREADRDAARTLRRIGALDLPTYGTPLLARLTGTGEPRTEAALDRLLDVALLEEPTYGRYAPHDLVRHFARERAGERDADDTADMADTALRWYAAVAERVLAAIAGPGLDRDDRRRPTPTQPSGHAAHVDTVAPFAGPEEAFAWGDGELENVVTLVERYADDASGQRAGLVGTLVRLIFPYAHRRGRVAEMEVLGQAGLRVARRLGDAAAEAYALVDLAGLHFLTGRQHEALALNDRALALWRRLDHPSWIRRCLDDRGLLLDRLGRRTEAGEAPTRSPRYARQLNDPYGEAVTPSHLGNLFELTDPRAASEQHRRPLTLDDDIDDEIDDENGTVIGDENGTVIVRHTAHRDIGYAQLRLGQPAAALPHFEESLRILGSHGDWHGESQARLGLVRALRLLGRSGRAARECAELLGRADARGDRYTGGLARHQHGLLLRERGHISEAREEWGTALAALEGTDEQAVVTELRALLAPADRPPGVPGNTPADSATWRPRSTPPPPS, from the coding sequence ATGCGGTTCGGGCTGTTGGGGCCGCCGGTGCTGTTCTACGACGCCCGGAGCGGCGGCCGTGGTGAGGCCCGGGGCATCGCAAGCCCCAAGTCCCGCGTGCTGCTCGCCGCGTTGCTCCTCGACGCCGGGCGGGTCGTCTCCGTCGAGTCGCTCAAGGACGCGCTGTGGGGCGGGGCGCCGCCCGTGTCCGCGCAGGCCTCCCTGCACAATCACATCGCCCGGTTGCGGCGGCTGCTCGACGATCCCGGGCGGCTGCGCACCGTGCCGTCCGGGTACGTGCTGCGGGTCGACGAGGGCGAGCTGGACGTCCACGTCTTCGACGCCCACGTCACCGAGGCGCGTGCCGCGCACACCGGCCGGGACTGGGAGCGGGTCGTGGGCGAGTGCGCGGCCGCGCTCGCCCTCTGGCGGGGCGCGCCGCTCACCGGGCTGCCGCCCGAGGTGGGCGGGTACGCCTTCGCGCAGCGGCTGTGCGAGGCCCGGATGCTGCTTCTGGAGTGGCGCTACGACGCCGAGTTGGCGCTGGGCGGCCCGCGGCTCCACGAGCTGGTGCCGGAGCTGGCGGCGCTGACCGGCGCGTACCCGCAGCGGGAGGTGTACCACCGGCAGCTGATGCTCGCCCTGCACCGCACCGGCCGTCAGACCGAGGCCCTGGCCGTTCACCACGACCTGCGTACCCGCCTCGTCGGCCAACTCGGCATCGAACCGGGGCCGGGGGTGCGGGAGGCGCATATGGAGGTGCTGCGGGGGGCCGCGGGGGACGGTGGTGCGGGGGAGCCGGGTGAAGCGGGCAGCCCGGCGCCCTCGCCCGCCCAACTGCCACCGGCACCAACCCACTTCATCGGCCGCACCGCCCTGCGCGACTCCCTGCACCGCGCCCTCACGGCACCCGGTCCGCATCCCATCGCCGTCATCAGCGGCATGGCCGGTGTCGGCAAGAGCGCGCTCGCACTGCAGGTCGCCCATCAGCTGGCGGAACGTTTCCCCGATGGGCGGATCCACCTCGACCTGCACGGCGCCACCCCGGGCACGACCCCCCTCACCGCCGGTCAGGCGGTCACCGCCCTGCTGCGTGACCTCGGCACCGAGCCCTGCCGTATCCCGGAACAGCCGGACGCCGCAGCCGCGTTGCTGCGTTCGCTGCTCGCGCCGACCCGCACGCTCCTGGTGCTGGACGACGCCGCGAGTGCCGCGCAGGTACGGCCGCTGCTGCTGGGCGGTGCCGGGTGCGGGGTGATCGTCACCAGCCGTTCACCGCTGACCGCCCTCGACGGCGCGGCCCGGTTCCCGCTCGCCCCGCTGTCGGACGAGGAGAGCGCCGAACTCCTGCGCAGGGCTTCGGGCCGCGACGGCCTGGACGGTACGGCCGCCGCCCGGCTCCTCGTCGGGCTCACCGGCCGGCTCCCGCTGGCCCTGCGGGTCGTCGCCGCGCGGCTCGCCGCCCGCCGGGCCCTGACCCCCGACGCCCTCGCCGGGCAACTCGCCGCCGCGGACCGGCGCTTGCACCACCTGGAGTACGACGACCTGAGCGTCCGCCGCTCCCTGGCCGCCGCGCACGACGCGCTCGCCGCCTCCGAGCGCGAGGCCGACCGAGACGCGGCCCGCACCCTGCGCCGTATCGGCGCGCTCGACCTGCCCACGTACGGCACCCCCCTGCTCGCCCGCCTCACCGGCACCGGCGAACCCCGTACCGAGGCCGCTCTGGACCGCCTCCTCGACGTGGCCCTGCTGGAAGAGCCGACGTACGGCCGCTACGCACCGCACGACCTGGTGCGCCACTTCGCCCGTGAACGGGCCGGAGAGCGGGACGCCGACGACACCGCCGACATGGCCGACACGGCGCTGCGCTGGTACGCGGCCGTCGCCGAGCGCGTCCTCGCCGCGATCGCGGGACCCGGCCTCGACCGGGACGACCGCCGCCGGCCCACCCCCACTCAGCCGAGCGGCCACGCGGCTCACGTCGACACCGTCGCCCCCTTCGCCGGCCCCGAAGAGGCCTTCGCCTGGGGAGACGGGGAGCTGGAGAACGTCGTCACCCTGGTCGAGCGGTACGCGGACGACGCCTCCGGGCAACGTGCCGGCCTGGTCGGCACGCTCGTCCGGCTGATCTTTCCCTACGCGCATCGCCGGGGACGCGTCGCCGAGATGGAGGTGCTCGGGCAGGCCGGCCTCCGGGTGGCCCGGCGGCTCGGTGACGCGGCGGCTGAGGCGTACGCGCTGGTCGACCTCGCCGGGCTGCACTTCCTGACCGGCCGGCAGCACGAGGCCCTCGCACTCAACGACCGGGCGCTCGCCCTCTGGCGGCGGCTGGACCACCCCTCCTGGATCCGCCGCTGCCTCGACGACCGCGGCCTGCTGCTGGACCGACTCGGCCGGCGCACCGAGGCGGGCGAGGCGCCGACGCGGAGCCCGCGGTACGCACGGCAGCTGAACGACCCGTACGGCGAGGCCGTCACCCCCAGCCACCTCGGCAACCTCTTCGAGCTCACCGACCCGCGGGCCGCCAGCGAGCAGCACCGGCGTCCGCTCACCCTCGACGACGACATCGACGACGAGATCGACGACGAGAACGGCACCGTGATCGGCGACGAGAACGGCACCGTGATCGTGCGGCACACCGCGCACCGCGACATCGGGTACGCCCAGCTGCGGCTCGGCCAACCGGCCGCCGCCCTGCCGCACTTCGAGGAGAGCCTGCGCATCCTCGGCAGTCACGGCGACTGGCACGGCGAGTCCCAGGCCCGGCTCGGCCTGGTCCGTGCCCTGCGTCTGCTGGGCCGCAGCGGGCGGGCCGCCCGCGAATGCGCCGAGCTGCTCGGCCGGGCCGACGCCCGCGGCGACCGCTACACCGGCGGTCTCGCCCGCCACCAGCACGGGCTGCTGCTGCGGGAGCGGGGGCACATCAGCGAGGCGCGCGAGGAGTGGGGCACGGCTCTCGCGGCGCTGGAGGGAACGGACGAGCAGGCGGTGGTGACGGAGCTACGCGCGTTGCTCGCTCCCGCTGACCGACCACCCGGCGTCCCCGGCAACACTCCGGCTGATTCGGCTACTTGGCGTCCGCGTAGCACTCCACCACCGCCG
- a CDS encoding DedA family protein, giving the protein MVQEQLAAVPAWLTLLIVFLLPMAEPALPLLGMLLPSQTALMASGVLAHHGALPLPAAIAMAVLGALAGNVVGHLVGRRWGPRLAANLPARVTGSPGYRAAMHTVGAYSARAVLLGRFNAVLRTLVPVMCGAAGVPWARFLGLSLLSSLL; this is encoded by the coding sequence ATGGTCCAGGAACAGTTGGCGGCTGTGCCCGCGTGGCTGACGCTGCTGATCGTCTTCCTGCTTCCCATGGCGGAGCCCGCGCTCCCTCTGCTCGGCATGCTGCTCCCTTCGCAGACCGCCTTGATGGCGAGCGGCGTGCTCGCGCACCACGGCGCGCTGCCCCTGCCCGCCGCGATCGCGATGGCGGTGCTCGGCGCGCTGGCGGGCAATGTGGTCGGTCATCTGGTGGGGCGCCGGTGGGGGCCGCGGCTCGCCGCGAACCTGCCGGCCCGGGTGACCGGCTCGCCCGGCTACCGCGCGGCGATGCACACCGTCGGCGCCTACAGCGCACGGGCGGTGTTGCTCGGCCGGTTCAACGCCGTGCTGCGCACGCTGGTGCCGGTGATGTGCGGCGCCGCCGGCGTGCCCTGGGCCCGCTTTCTCGGCCTGTCCCTGCTCAGCAGCCTGCTGTGA
- a CDS encoding glycosyltransferase family 2 protein: MGAPRIAVAVVTMGNRPEEVDALLESVAKQDVPPERIVIVGNGCPLPDFARRLSLPGEVTAVELDENLGCPGGRNAALARLREFGDIDVVVDLDDDGLLVDPDVLRRVRDLYAADERLGIVGFRIADELGETQQRHVPRIGNSDPGRGGYVTGFLGGGHALRMAMLDEVGDWPAEFFFAHEETDLAWRAVDAGWRILYAPELLLRHPKTSPARHAIYYRVNARNRVWLARRRLPLALVPVHLGVWVLLTLARNRSGAGLRAWFGGFVEGVREPAGERRPMRWRTVWRLTRLGRPPVI; encoded by the coding sequence ATGGGGGCGCCCAGGATCGCCGTCGCCGTGGTGACGATGGGCAACCGGCCCGAAGAGGTCGACGCCCTGCTGGAGTCCGTGGCCAAGCAGGACGTACCGCCCGAGCGGATCGTCATCGTCGGCAACGGCTGCCCGCTGCCCGACTTCGCCCGGCGGTTGTCGCTGCCCGGCGAGGTCACCGCCGTCGAGCTCGACGAGAACCTCGGCTGCCCCGGCGGGCGCAACGCGGCCCTGGCCCGGCTGCGCGAGTTCGGCGACATCGACGTCGTGGTGGATCTGGACGACGACGGTCTGCTCGTCGACCCCGATGTGCTGCGCCGCGTGCGGGACCTGTACGCCGCCGACGAGCGGCTCGGCATCGTCGGCTTCCGCATCGCCGACGAGCTCGGTGAGACGCAGCAGCGGCACGTGCCCCGGATCGGCAACTCGGACCCCGGCCGTGGCGGTTACGTCACCGGATTCCTCGGCGGTGGACACGCGCTGCGGATGGCGATGCTCGACGAGGTCGGCGACTGGCCCGCCGAGTTCTTCTTCGCGCACGAGGAGACCGACCTCGCATGGCGCGCGGTTGATGCCGGCTGGCGGATCCTGTACGCGCCGGAGCTGCTGCTCCGGCATCCGAAGACCTCGCCCGCCCGGCACGCCATCTACTACCGCGTGAACGCCCGCAACCGGGTCTGGCTGGCCCGCCGCCGACTGCCGCTCGCGCTCGTCCCCGTCCATCTGGGCGTCTGGGTGCTGCTCACCCTCGCCCGGAACCGGTCGGGTGCCGGGCTGCGCGCGTGGTTCGGCGGATTCGTCGAGGGGGTACGGGAGCCGGCGGGGGAGCGGCGGCCCATGCGGTGGCGGACGGTGTGGCGGCTCACCCGGCTGGGGCGGCCGCCCGTCATCTGA
- a CDS encoding sensor histidine kinase: MHPPTIWTRLHLRRYVRSGWPWRAALYLLSSVVLGLITLLTLVLLAVAGSVLTVVVVGLPLLLVLVLTGVPLASVERRRLALIDSEPLADPHREPDRTGLTAWLRTRLQERATWRELGYAVLFGFLLWPLEALVVGSVLLVCGGLLAAPVMLAVDGEEARVLKMWIVDSWPGALSAALAGLLLLPVFAYPLGAIAAGRAALTRFLLASPTGELNSKIKELGRSRVRLVDAFEAERRRIERDLHDGAQQRLVALSMTLGLARLDASDGPLGPLLAKAQDEAATALVEIRELIRGIHPPVLTDRGLVAAVEDLADRSTIPVDVDLDLPVRPPEAIETAVYFAVSEALANVAKHSGASRAVVRGGLNGGQLAVEVEDDGHGGADTGRGTGLQGVADRVSVLDGRLRVSSPPGGPTVFRLLVPCSTA, from the coding sequence ATGCACCCCCCGACGATCTGGACCCGGCTCCACCTGCGCCGCTACGTACGCAGCGGCTGGCCCTGGCGTGCTGCGCTGTACCTGCTCAGCAGCGTGGTCCTCGGCCTCATCACGCTGCTCACGCTCGTGCTGCTCGCCGTCGCGGGCAGCGTGCTCACTGTGGTCGTCGTCGGCCTTCCGCTGCTGCTCGTCCTCGTCCTCACCGGGGTGCCGCTGGCCTCGGTCGAGCGCCGCCGGCTGGCTCTGATCGACAGCGAGCCGCTCGCCGATCCGCATCGCGAACCCGACCGCACCGGCCTCACCGCATGGCTGCGCACCCGGCTCCAGGAACGCGCCACCTGGCGCGAGCTGGGCTACGCGGTGCTCTTCGGCTTCCTGCTGTGGCCCCTCGAAGCGCTGGTCGTGGGCTCCGTCCTCCTCGTGTGCGGCGGGCTGCTCGCGGCGCCGGTGATGCTGGCGGTCGACGGCGAGGAGGCGCGGGTCCTCAAGATGTGGATCGTGGACAGCTGGCCCGGGGCGCTCTCGGCGGCGCTCGCCGGACTGCTGCTGCTGCCCGTCTTCGCCTACCCGCTCGGCGCGATCGCCGCGGGCCGGGCCGCCCTGACCCGCTTCCTGCTGGCCTCGCCGACCGGCGAACTGAACTCGAAGATCAAGGAGCTGGGCCGCTCCCGGGTCCGTCTCGTGGACGCCTTCGAGGCGGAGCGGCGCCGCATCGAGCGCGATCTGCACGACGGGGCGCAGCAGCGGCTCGTCGCCCTGTCCATGACGCTCGGCCTGGCCCGCCTCGACGCGTCGGACGGGCCGCTCGGCCCGCTGCTCGCCAAGGCGCAGGACGAGGCGGCCACCGCCCTCGTCGAGATCAGGGAGCTGATCCGCGGCATCCACCCCCCGGTCCTCACCGACCGGGGCCTGGTGGCGGCCGTGGAGGATCTCGCGGACCGCTCGACGATCCCCGTCGACGTGGACCTCGACCTGCCGGTCAGGCCGCCGGAGGCGATCGAGACGGCCGTGTACTTCGCGGTCAGCGAGGCCCTCGCCAACGTCGCCAAGCACAGCGGCGCCAGCAGAGCCGTGGTGCGGGGCGGCCTGAACGGGGGGCAGCTCGCAGTGGAGGTCGAGGACGACGGTCACGGGGGCGCGGACACCGGGCGGGGGACGGGCCTGCAGGGCGTCGCCGACCGCGTCTCGGTCCTCGACGGCCGCCTGCGAGTGTCCAGTCCGCCCGGCGGGCCCACCGTGTTCCGCCTGCTGGTACCCTGCTCAACCGCCTGA